The Leptospira paudalimensis region TGTTACCGCAAGGGCATTGTCTTTGGAAACCGTAGAGGAAAGTACCAAGATGGTTTCGATATGATCCTTTTCCCCAAATACTTGGTAGAATTCCTGAAGTTTTTCTAGGTTTTCCGATTTACGGTGGGAGTATCCGGCCGTATCCACTAGGATGAGTTCGGATCCATCTCGGAGGATTGACTCTTTCCATTTGCGTAAGTCTTTGGCCGCATAAAACGGAAGGCCCATTGCATCAGCATAAAACTTCAATTGGTCAATGGCCGCAATTCGATAATTGTCAGTTGTATACAGAGAAACTTTTTTCCCCATATGCAAACTGTACTTAGCAGCTAACTTTGCAATGGAAGTCGTTTTCCCTGAACCAGTTGGACCTACAAAAAAAACAACCTTACGTTTGCCACGAGGGGTTCCACTAAAAAGATCAGAATCCACCTGGATCCTTTCTTCTAAATAAGTCACAGCTCTGTCAGTCACATTCGCATAACGACTTAGGTCCACTGCGGAAAGGCGTGAAGTCAAAGTGACGGCCATTTCCTCTAAGTAAGATTCAGAAAAACCTTCACGTAACAGACGATCGACGAGCTTTTGGATATGGGGGTGTCTTTCTTTTGTTTGGGGAAATGATTCCGTTTTGGGTTCGAGTAAGGATTCCTTAGCTTCTGCTAAAGACAAACCAACAGGTCTTTCTTCATACGATTCGATTTCGTAAACAGTTTGGTCCTGTCTTCGTTTGCGTTCGGAAAAAGGGCGAACGGATTCAATATTTTTTTTACGATTGTTATAAGATAGGTTTGTGTTTTGCGAAGAGGAACCGACACCAATTCCCACAAGTCCAGATTCAGGGAGGGATTCTGTTCTTTGTTTTTGTTTGATGAGTTCTTTCAGGTCTTTGAGTTTTCGTTCGATTCGTTCTTTCGAATTTTGTTTTTCAGGAACACCCACATCGATTTCATACATGCGTTGTGCCATAAGGCCAGTTCCAAAGAGACCACCTTCTGTGATCACTCGTTGGTCATACAAATGGGCCTCGGGACCATATTTCATTTTCATCTGCATGATGCAGTCTTGTAAGTCTTTGCCTCGGATTTTCACAAAATCCATAGAATCTCCCCCAAACCTGGGAAAAATATGAATGGTACCCTCAATTTGGAAAGTCTTTTTTATGAGACATAATAAATTTGACCAATTCGGGTCCGTTTTTACCCATTTCCTAGATACCAGATCAGATTCCGTTTCCCTTCCTCTTTTGTTCCCTCATTCTGGCAATAAATAGAAACCTAAGATGGATCCAAACAATCATAAATTCGGAATTGAAATTAAGGATGGAGTTCCCGTATCTCTTTCGTTTGATGATGTATACTTTTCCAAAGAAGGTGGTTGGGAAGAATCTCGTTATGTATTTGTGGAAGGGAACCAAATCCCCAGTCGATTGTCCGCAAGTGAAACGAAGTTACTCTCCATAGGAGAATTAGGCTTTGGTACGGGACTCAATGTATTTGTGACCTTGGATCTATGGTTAGGTGCAGAGAACCCAACATCCCTAGAGTATTTCAGTTTAGAAGGATACCCTTTAACAAAAGAAACCTTACTCACACTGAATCATTCCTTTCCCGACAAACCTTTATGGACAAAACCATTACTTGAGTCCTATGAGGAACAATTCCAAAAATGGGAAATGGACCCAAATCAAAAAGAATGGAAAACAGAATTCCCTCACCCAAATGGAAAGGCAAAGTTTCAAGTCCATTTGTTCTTTGGTGATGTGAGTGAATGTCTAAACGAGTTTCCAATCATCGATTTTTGGTATTTGGATGGATTTTCACCAAATAAAAATCCGAAGATGTGGTCTGAGGACACATTATCTCAATTACGGAATCATTCTAAAACGGGAACTCGATTTGCGACTTTCACAGCTGCCGGGTTCATTCGCAGGAATTTGGAAATATTGGGGTTTCATATCCAAAAACAAAAAGGGTTTGGAAAAAAAAGAGAAATGTTAACAGGAGTTTTACGCTCATCCTCATGAACCCATCTGATTCCAAAACAGCCTTAGTTGTGGGAGCAGGAATCGCTGGTGCGAGCGTATGTTATGCACTTTCCAAACGAAATATCAAAACCATTTTAGTCGAATCTGAACTTAGTGCTGCAGGAAAAGCAAGTGGAAATCCAATCGGAGTTGTTTATCCTTTTCTCACCAAACACAAAACAGCTGAATCTGAATTTTCCCTACTTGCATATCAGTATTTTTTAGAACTTTGGGAATCTTTGGAATTGGGGAAACGTGTCCCACATGTGGATGGAATCCATTTTTTACTCGATTCCTCTTCAGCTTATGACCGTTATTCGCACTCCCTACATTCCCATCACATCCCAGAATCGTTGGCATCTCTTTCCAAAGAACCAAATTCAAATTTAGATGCGTTACTCTTTCCAAAGGGGAAAGCGCTTTCCCCAGTTTCTCTCACAAAAGAACTCATTCGCATCGCAAATCCGATGGAACACTACCTTTCAAAACTCCTTTCTTGGGAAGTGAATGAAGGAAA contains the following coding sequences:
- the flhF gene encoding flagellar biosynthesis protein FlhF, which gives rise to MDFVKIRGKDLQDCIMQMKMKYGPEAHLYDQRVITEGGLFGTGLMAQRMYEIDVGVPEKQNSKERIERKLKDLKELIKQKQRTESLPESGLVGIGVGSSSQNTNLSYNNRKKNIESVRPFSERKRRQDQTVYEIESYEERPVGLSLAEAKESLLEPKTESFPQTKERHPHIQKLVDRLLREGFSESYLEEMAVTLTSRLSAVDLSRYANVTDRAVTYLEERIQVDSDLFSGTPRGKRKVVFFVGPTGSGKTTSIAKLAAKYSLHMGKKVSLYTTDNYRIAAIDQLKFYADAMGLPFYAAKDLRKWKESILRDGSELILVDTAGYSHRKSENLEKLQEFYQVFGEKDHIETILVLSSTVSKDNALAVTNAYESVGYKRILLTKLDEAEFLGSVVELADTIHREFAFLSVGQDVPFDILNATKKILAECVIFPEKLKGIAGEVFEKTV
- the mnmD gene encoding tRNA (5-methylaminomethyl-2-thiouridine)(34)-methyltransferase MnmD, whose translation is MDPNNHKFGIEIKDGVPVSLSFDDVYFSKEGGWEESRYVFVEGNQIPSRLSASETKLLSIGELGFGTGLNVFVTLDLWLGAENPTSLEYFSLEGYPLTKETLLTLNHSFPDKPLWTKPLLESYEEQFQKWEMDPNQKEWKTEFPHPNGKAKFQVHLFFGDVSECLNEFPIIDFWYLDGFSPNKNPKMWSEDTLSQLRNHSKTGTRFATFTAAGFIRRNLEILGFHIQKQKGFGKKREMLTGVLRSSS